In the Topomyia yanbarensis strain Yona2022 chromosome 3, ASM3024719v1, whole genome shotgun sequence genome, one interval contains:
- the LOC131691815 gene encoding uncharacterized protein LOC131691815, giving the protein MALRNFMARRGTPLELFSDRGTNFVGANRELTEAIRSLDQEKLMQELETPDTKWTFLPPSSPHMGGSWERLVQSVKKVLNNMKLPRLPTDEVLRNSLMEVENILNSRPLTYVPIEDVEHEAITPNHFLLGSSSGSKPLLPYDESLATLSNSWKTSQTHANLFWKRWLREYLPSINRRTKWHYPAKPIQIGDVVVIVDPDLPRNTWPKGRVVDVKLKDGQVRSATVRTTANIFERPAVKLAVLDVGATANTQEPGACVLGGSVTQHANAPPLSIYPQRGQPPQLQAGQRVTDKSVVNKQKKG; this is encoded by the coding sequence ATGGCGTTGCGGAACTTCATGGCCAGGCGTGGAACGCCTTTAGAACTATTCAGTGATCGTGGAACTAATTTCGTTGGAGCAAATCGTGAACTGACCGAAGCAATTCGCTCTCTAGATCAGGAGAAGCTCATGCAAGAGCTCGAAACCCCAGATACCAAGTGGACGTTCTTGCCACCGAGTAGCCCACACATGGGTGGAAGTTGGGAAAGATTGGTGCAGTCTGTTAAGAAAGTACTGAATAATATGAAGCTTCCAAGATTGCCAACCGACGAAGTTCTCAGGAACAGCCTCATGGAGGTGGAGAATATCCTAAATTCGCGACCCTTAACTTACGTACCCATCGAGGATGTCGAACATGAAGCCATCACACCCAACCACTTTTTGTTAGGTTCATCCAGTGGTTCCAAACCATTACTACCCTACGACGAAAGCCTCGCTACGCTATCGAACTCTTGGAAAACATCACAAACTCACGCGAATTTGTTCTGGAAGAGATGGTTACGAGAGTATTTGCCGTCGATAAATCGCCGCACAAAATGGCATTACCCAGCTAAACCAATCCAGATTGGTGATGTTGTCGTCATTGTCGATCCAGATCTGCCAAGAAACACGTGGCCCAAAGGACGTGTTGTGGACGTCAAGCTGAAGGATGGACAAGTTCGTAGTGCAACAGTGAGGACAACAGCGAACATTTTCGAACGCCCAGCAGTCAAGCTGGCGGTTCTAGACGTCGGCGCAACAGCGAATACACAGGAACCCGGAGCCTGTGTACTGGGGGGGAGTGTTACGCAACATGCGAACGCGCCTCCGTTATCAATTTACCCTCAACGAGGTCAGCCGCCCCAGCTGCAAGCGGGACAGCGGGTAACTGACAAGTCagtggtaaacaaacaaaaaaaaggaTAG
- the LOC131693560 gene encoding clavesin-2-like has product MTNVPVSDKYCFTLSDQYGTLARDELRESDEIRDQSLAQIRDWIAKNAAIKFCRSDSSFLLRFLRVRKFNHLAACESVERYLVMRQRYADWFRKLDTTQAWVDEMIDDWPILPLGYDEIGRLLILIKMGNFDLKKFVNVDQIRMMMMILESYYEEERVQIAGSVFILDSTGLTMSHIAQWPLSDIKNFVDCVNHTFPLRIKEVHTVNLPRYAIAVSELCVSFASPKLKKRIHCHRSIDDLIKHVKLASLPKEYGGEVPINTFKHNLRVLLSKHRSTILNLDQMAVDLSTCLVLKENSSQSGLKNDSGVVGSFRKLNVD; this is encoded by the exons ATGACCAACGTACCGGTAAGtgataaatattgttttacaCTGTCAGACCAGTACGGGACGCTAGCCCGAGATGAGTTGCGTGAAAGTGACGAAATTCGCGATCAATCACTCGCGCAGATACGCGATTGGATCGCAAAAAATGCCGCCATAAAATTCTGTCGATCGGATTCGTCATTCCTATTGCGATTCTTGCGCGTTCGCAAGTTCAATCACTTGGCGGCTTGTGAAAGTGTGGAACGGTATCTTGTGATGAGGCAACGATATGCTGACTGGTTCCGGAAGCTGGATACCACGCAGGCATGGGTGGACGAAATGATTGACGATTGGCCAATTCTTCCATTGGGATATGACGAAATTGGACGGTTGCTGATACTGATCAAAATGGGAAACTTTGACCTGAAAAAGTTTGTCAACGTGGACCAGATtcgaatgatgatgatgatcctGGAAAGTTATTATGAAGAGGAACGAGTACAGATTGCGGGAAGCGTATTTATATTGGATAGTACTGGACTTACAATGAGTCACATCGCCCAGTGGCCTCTATCGGATATTAAAAATTTTGTCGATTGTGTGAACCACACATTCCCTCTCAGGATCAAGGAGGTTCACACGGTGAATCTTCCACGCTATGCGATCGCCGTCTCCGAACTGTGCGTTAGCTTTGCCAGTCCTAAACTGAAGAAGCGGATTCAT TGTCACCGCTCAATAGATGATTTAATCAAGCACGTGAAATTAGCAAGTTTGCCCAAGGAATACGGAGGAGAAGTGCCGATCAACACATTCAAACACAATTTAAGGGTCCTGCTGTCTAAGCACCGGAGCACCATTTTGAATTTGGACCAGATGGCAGTGGATCTGTCAACATGTTTGGTTCTGAAGGAGAATTCTAGCCAAAGTGGATTGAAAAATGATTCAGGAGTTGTCGGTAGCTTCAGAAAATTGAATGTAGATTAA
- the LOC131692266 gene encoding general transcription factor IIE subunit 2, which produces MDPALLREREAFKRRAMATPTVEKKARTEPSYASPKDVKKPRPSIAPPKMDASNYKTMSGSSQYRFGVLAKIVKHMRSRHQEGEDHPLTLEDILDETNQLDIGSSVKSWLQTEALRNNPKIEVTPEGRYVFKAVFRIKDGKSLMRLLKQHDLKGLGGVLLDDVQESLPHCEKVLKNRASEIVFITRPNDKKKVLFYNDRTANFHIDEDFQKLWRAVTVDAMDDAKIDEYLEKQGIRSMQDHGPKKPMIPKRKKAQAKKRQFKKPRDNEHLADVLETYEDNTLTQSNAVQEVKQQGN; this is translated from the exons ATGGATCCAGCACTTCTCCGAGAACGCGAGGCCTTCAAGCGGCGGGCCATGGCTACGCCAAC CGTCGAAAAGAAGGCCCGCACTGAACCAAGCTATGCCTCCCCGAAAGACGTCAAGAAACCGCGACCGTCGATCGCCCCACCGAAGATGGATGCTAGCAA CTATAAAACGATGTCCGGGAGTTCCCAGTACCGGTTCGGTGTCCTAGCAAAGATTGTAAAGCATATGCGCTCCCGCCACCAGGAAGGAGAAGACCATCCTCTTACACTAGAGGACATCCTAGATGAAACCAATCAACTGGATATTGGTTCAAGTGTGAAAAGTTGGCTCCAAACAGAAGCTCTCAGAAATAATCCAAAGATTGAAGTCACCCCTGAGGGACGGTACGTGTTTAAGGCAGTCTTCAGAATTAAGGATGGAAAGAGTTTGATGCGTTTGCTTAAGCAGCATGATTTGAAGGGCTtaggaggagtacttttggacGATGTTCAGGAATCGTTGCCCCATTGCGAAAAGGTCCTGAAAAACCGTGCCTCAGAAATAGTTTTCATTACTCGACCAAACGATAAGAAAAAAGTACTGTTCTACAACGACCGGACGGCAAACTTTCACATTGACGAAGATTTCCAGAAGCTGTGGCGAGCAGTCACAGTGGACGCGATGGATGATGCCAAGATCGATGAGTATCTAGAGAAGCAAGGCATTCGTTCGATGCAGGACCATGGGCCGAAGAAACCGATGATTCCGAAGCGAAAGAAGGCACAGGCCAAGAAAAGACAATTCAAAAAACCACGAGATAACGAACATTTGGCTGATGTTTTGGAGACCTATGAGGACAACACACTGACGCAGTCGAATGCGGTGCAGGAAGTCAAGCAGCAGGGTAACTGA
- the LOC131693559 gene encoding clavesin-2-like: MASSESFSVEKSPADYKPYSCSLADRDRQLAKVELGEDDTIREQGLQQMREWIARHPHIRKCRTDTVFLLRFLRARKFNLPDACEMLERYLSMRQVFKIWYENLDPEDKYMKQLVVTEGALPLGFDGRGRMVGLVKVRNFDVTKYNCFHLGRFTHMALEAFYDDEQVQIGGGVAIVDCEGASMAHFTLFKLSDIRNFMEHLKLALPIRVQEIHIIGLPRIGAAIGDLILSFASTEMKRRIHFHATLADALQLLDQSLLPMEYGGTQDARDITERLRQRLEAARKALVQLDELEIDVSPYAGFWNHGRDEDVEFGMEID; encoded by the exons ATGGCGAGCTCGGAAAGTTTCAGTGTGGAAAAAAGTCCCGCGGATTACAAACCGTACAGTTGCAGCCTAGCGGATCGGGACAGACAGTTGGCCAAGGTAGAACTCGGCGAGGATGACACAATTCGGGAGCAAGGTCTGCAGCAGATGCGTGAGTGGATTGCGCGCCATCCGCATATCCGGAAGTGTCGTACGGATACGGTGTTTCTACTGAGGTTTCTGCGGGCACGTAAGTTCAACCTTCCGGATGCATGTGAGATGCTGGAACGGTACCTGTCCATGCGTCAGGTGTTTAAAATATGGTACGAGAATTTGGATCCGGAGGATAAGTACATGAAGCAACTGGTTGTCACGGAGGGAGCGCTGCCTTTGGGCTTTGATGGACGTGGTCGAATGGTAGGGTTGGTTAAGGTGCGGAATTTTGACGTGACCAAGTACAACTGCTTCCACCTGGGTCGATTTACGCATATGGCATTGGAAGCGTTCTATGACGATGAACAGGTTCAGATTGGTGGCGGCGTGGCAATTGTGGACTGTGAGGGTGCATCCATGGCCCATTTTACGTTGTTTAAACTATCCGACATCAGGAACTTCATGGAGCATCTTAAGTTGGCACTCCCGATACGTGTTCAGGAGATACACATAATCGGGCTACCTCGTATCGGTGCCGCAATCGGAGATCTCATCCTCAGTTTCGCTAGCACCGAGATGAAACGTCGAATTCAT TTTCACGCAACCTTGGCAGATGCATTGCAACTGTTAGATCAATCGTTACTGCCGATGGAGTACGGTGGCACTCAGGATGCGAGGGACATAACCGAGAGATTACGTCAGCGTTTGGAGGCTGCGAGGAAAGCGTTGGTTCAGCTGGACGAGTTGGAGATAGATGTGTCGCCTTACGCTGGATTCTGGAACCACGGCAGGGATGAAGATGTCGAGTTCGGAATGGAGATTGATTGA